From the Exiguobacterium aurantiacum genome, one window contains:
- the gcvPA gene encoding aminomethyl-transferring glycine dehydrogenase subunit GcvPA, with protein sequence MEFRYLPMTEQDERDMLQTIGVESIEDLLEDIPASLRETASLAAIGAPLPEVDLVRHMTKLAEKNVHTKSKPSFLGAGMYDHLSPSVMNHMLLRSEFYTAYTPYQPEISQGELQAMFEFQTMICELTGMDVANSSMYDGITALAEATYLASAHTKKKRVVVSGAVHPEAKDVIRTYAGGPGLTVEYTDVSDGVTDMSELDLTDASCLVVQYPNFYGRVEDLTALAKAAHDAGALFVVSSNPLALGILESPGALGADITVGDAQPFGIPQSFGGPSCGYFAVKKALMRKLPGRLVGQTVDEDGKRGFVLTLQAREQHIRRDKATSNICSNQALNALAASITMSALGKCGIRDMAIRNIQTAHYMKEALKTAGYKVIDEGPMFNEFVVDFGVDADHLSRHLLNNGIIGGLPLGTYETERQTQMLLCATELRTKEEIDQFVEVVGGMN encoded by the coding sequence ATCGGTGCCCCGCTTCCGGAAGTCGACCTCGTCCGTCACATGACGAAGCTCGCCGAGAAGAACGTGCATACGAAATCGAAGCCGAGTTTTCTCGGAGCGGGTATGTACGATCACCTTTCACCGAGCGTCATGAACCATATGCTTCTCCGTTCAGAGTTTTATACCGCCTATACGCCGTACCAGCCAGAGATCTCACAAGGTGAACTTCAAGCGATGTTCGAGTTCCAAACGATGATTTGTGAGCTGACGGGCATGGACGTCGCCAACTCGTCGATGTACGACGGAATCACCGCACTTGCTGAAGCGACATATCTTGCGAGTGCCCATACGAAGAAAAAACGTGTCGTCGTCTCGGGCGCGGTCCATCCGGAAGCGAAAGACGTCATCCGGACATATGCCGGCGGTCCGGGACTGACGGTCGAATATACTGACGTGAGCGACGGGGTGACCGACATGTCGGAGCTTGATTTGACAGACGCCTCGTGTCTCGTCGTCCAATATCCGAACTTTTATGGCCGCGTCGAAGATTTAACGGCCCTAGCGAAAGCGGCGCACGATGCCGGCGCCTTGTTCGTTGTCTCAAGCAATCCGCTCGCGCTCGGGATTTTGGAGTCACCTGGTGCGCTCGGTGCCGACATCACGGTCGGTGACGCCCAACCGTTCGGGATCCCGCAAAGCTTCGGCGGTCCGTCATGCGGGTATTTCGCCGTCAAGAAAGCGCTCATGCGTAAACTTCCGGGTCGACTCGTCGGACAAACGGTCGATGAGGACGGCAAGCGCGGTTTCGTTTTGACGCTCCAGGCCCGTGAACAGCACATCCGTCGTGACAAGGCGACGTCGAACATCTGCTCGAACCAGGCTCTTAACGCGCTCGCGGCATCGATCACGATGTCGGCTCTCGGTAAATGCGGGATTCGTGACATGGCCATACGTAACATTCAAACGGCCCATTACATGAAAGAAGCGCTTAAGACGGCCGGCTATAAAGTGATTGATGAAGGGCCGATGTTCAACGAGTTCGTCGTCGACTTCGGGGTCGATGCGGACCACTTGTCCCGTCATTTGCTGAATAACGGCATCATCGGCGGCTTGCCGCTCGGGACGTATGAGACTGAGCGCCAGACGCAGATGTTGCTCTGTGCGACGGAGCTTCGGACGAAAGAAGAAATCGATCAATTTGTTGAAGTGGTTGGGGGGATGAACTGA